In uncultured Campylobacter sp., a genomic segment contains:
- a CDS encoding flagellar basal body P-ring protein FlgI → MKLAACLLTLAISAFAAQIKDIANVVGVRENQLIGYGLVVGLNGSGDGSSSEFTIQSLSNMLQSVNVKIKPDDIKSKNTAAVMVIAKLPPFARQGDKLDVVISSIGDAKSLQGGTLLMTPLKGVDGDIYALAQGSLTIGGKTASRGGASKDGNHVTAGTIPSGAIVEREIAYDIYNQEAIFLSLKESNFDTASNIQRVVNLNLGGETATAIDSRTIKVSKPEGSNAVEFIAKVLNLDVDYKALDKIVIDERTGTIVSGINITVDPVVITHKDITIKIEPSSYDDMAASGQTIDLQDGAAVDPLTNMLKISGEKTTVASVARALSKMGATPSDIIAIMENLKRVGAIHVNLEII, encoded by the coding sequence TTTGCGGCGCAGATAAAAGACATCGCAAACGTCGTCGGCGTGAGGGAAAATCAGCTGATCGGATACGGTCTGGTCGTCGGTCTAAACGGCTCTGGCGACGGCAGTAGCTCGGAGTTTACGATCCAGTCTCTTTCAAATATGCTTCAAAGCGTGAACGTAAAAATCAAGCCCGACGACATCAAGTCAAAAAATACCGCTGCGGTTATGGTTATCGCAAAGCTACCGCCGTTTGCTAGGCAGGGCGATAAGCTTGATGTCGTGATCTCATCTATCGGCGACGCCAAAAGCCTGCAGGGCGGAACGCTTTTGATGACGCCGCTTAAGGGCGTGGACGGCGACATATACGCTTTAGCGCAAGGCTCGCTAACCATAGGCGGCAAGACGGCTTCTCGCGGCGGAGCAAGCAAGGACGGCAACCACGTAACTGCAGGTACGATCCCAAGCGGCGCTATTGTAGAGCGCGAGATCGCATACGATATCTATAATCAAGAAGCGATATTTTTAAGTTTAAAGGAGTCGAATTTCGACACCGCTTCAAATATCCAAAGAGTGGTAAATTTAAATCTAGGCGGCGAAACTGCGACGGCTATCGACTCTAGAACCATCAAAGTATCAAAACCGGAAGGCTCAAACGCGGTTGAGTTTATCGCTAAGGTGTTAAATTTAGACGTTGACTATAAAGCGCTAGATAAAATCGTAATCGACGAGCGCACCGGCACGATAGTAAGCGGTATAAATATCACGGTCGATCCAGTCGTCATCACGCACAAAGATATCACGATAAAGATAGAACCTAGCTCGTATGACGATATGGCGGCAAGCGGGCAAACAATCGACTTGCAAGACGGCGCAGCGGTCGATCCGCTAACTAACATGCTAAAAATCAGCGGCGAAAAAACCACTGTAGCTAGCGTCGCAAGGGCATTAAGCAAGATGGGCGCGACTCCTAGCGACATAATAGCGATAATGGAAAATCTAAAACGCGTGGGCGCTATACACGTAAATTTGGAGATAATATAA